A genomic stretch from Camelus ferus isolate YT-003-E chromosome 17, BCGSAC_Cfer_1.0, whole genome shotgun sequence includes:
- the HESX1 gene encoding homeobox expressed in ES cells 1 isoform X2, producing MVLPQMPARSEVVSLTGFLVNSWTVDSKRFFWERGYRILGLDQKKDCVPSMKPHRPWADTCGSSGKDVNLRLHIPSLPNGTSLPCTLDHPVQEERVSKYENYLSASERLSLKRELSWYRGRRPRTAFTQNQIEVLENVFRVNCYPGIDIREDLAQKLNLEEDRIQIWFQNRRAKLKRSHRESQFLMAKKNFNTDLLE from the exons ATGGTGCTGCCTCAGATGCCTGCGAGGTCAGAAGTTGTGTCGTTAACTGGCTTTCTGGTAAATTCGTGGACAGTCGACTCGAAAAGATTTTTCTGGGAACGTGGATATCG CATTTTAGGACTGGACCAGAAGAAAGACTGTGTTCCATCAATGAAGCCTCACAGGCCATGGGCAGACACCTGCGGCTCCTCAG ggaAAGATGTTAACCTACGTCTACATATCCCAAGTCTTCCTAATGGGACCTCGTTACCTTGTACTTTGGATCACCCAGTGCAAGAAGAAAGAGTTTCGAAATATGAAAATTACCTTTCAGCCTCAGAAAGACTTTCTTTGAAAAGAGAGTTGAGTTGGTATAGAGGCCGAAGACCAAGAACTGCTTTTACTCAAAACCAG ATTGAAGTGTTGGAAAATGTCTTTAGAGTAAACTGCTATCCTGGTATTGATATCAGAGAAGACTTAGCTCAAAAATTGAACCTAGAGGAAGACAGAATCCAG atATGGTTCCAAAATCGGCGTGCAAAGCTGAAAAGATCCCATAGAGAATCACAGTTTctcatggcaaaaaaaaatttcaacacgGATCTCCtggaataa
- the HESX1 gene encoding homeobox expressed in ES cells 1 isoform X4 → MQPGSKDRFSCILGLDQKKDCVPSMKPHRPWADTCGSSGKDVNLRLHIPSLPNGTSLPCTLDHPVQEERVSKYENYLSASERLSLKRELSWYRGRRPRTAFTQNQIEVLENVFRVNCYPGIDIREDLAQKLNLEEDRIQIWFQNRRAKLKRSHRESQFLMAKKNFNTDLLE, encoded by the exons ATGCAACCTGGCTCTAAAGACAGATTTTCATG CATTTTAGGACTGGACCAGAAGAAAGACTGTGTTCCATCAATGAAGCCTCACAGGCCATGGGCAGACACCTGCGGCTCCTCAG ggaAAGATGTTAACCTACGTCTACATATCCCAAGTCTTCCTAATGGGACCTCGTTACCTTGTACTTTGGATCACCCAGTGCAAGAAGAAAGAGTTTCGAAATATGAAAATTACCTTTCAGCCTCAGAAAGACTTTCTTTGAAAAGAGAGTTGAGTTGGTATAGAGGCCGAAGACCAAGAACTGCTTTTACTCAAAACCAG ATTGAAGTGTTGGAAAATGTCTTTAGAGTAAACTGCTATCCTGGTATTGATATCAGAGAAGACTTAGCTCAAAAATTGAACCTAGAGGAAGACAGAATCCAG atATGGTTCCAAAATCGGCGTGCAAAGCTGAAAAGATCCCATAGAGAATCACAGTTTctcatggcaaaaaaaaatttcaacacgGATCTCCtggaataa
- the HESX1 gene encoding homeobox expressed in ES cells 1 isoform X3: MSPNVQEGARLGESKPSPCSFSIESILGLDQKKDCVPSMKPHRPWADTCGSSGKDVNLRLHIPSLPNGTSLPCTLDHPVQEERVSKYENYLSASERLSLKRELSWYRGRRPRTAFTQNQIEVLENVFRVNCYPGIDIREDLAQKLNLEEDRIQIWFQNRRAKLKRSHRESQFLMAKKNFNTDLLE, translated from the exons ATGTCTCCCAACGTTCAGGAAGGTGCTCGGCTTGGGGAAAGCAAGCCCTCACCCTGCTCCTTTTCAATTGAGAGCATTTTAGGACTGGACCAGAAGAAAGACTGTGTTCCATCAATGAAGCCTCACAGGCCATGGGCAGACACCTGCGGCTCCTCAG ggaAAGATGTTAACCTACGTCTACATATCCCAAGTCTTCCTAATGGGACCTCGTTACCTTGTACTTTGGATCACCCAGTGCAAGAAGAAAGAGTTTCGAAATATGAAAATTACCTTTCAGCCTCAGAAAGACTTTCTTTGAAAAGAGAGTTGAGTTGGTATAGAGGCCGAAGACCAAGAACTGCTTTTACTCAAAACCAG ATTGAAGTGTTGGAAAATGTCTTTAGAGTAAACTGCTATCCTGGTATTGATATCAGAGAAGACTTAGCTCAAAAATTGAACCTAGAGGAAGACAGAATCCAG atATGGTTCCAAAATCGGCGTGCAAAGCTGAAAAGATCCCATAGAGAATCACAGTTTctcatggcaaaaaaaaatttcaacacgGATCTCCtggaataa
- the HESX1 gene encoding homeobox expressed in ES cells 1 isoform X1, with protein MVLPQMPARSEVVSLTGFLVNSWTVDSKRFFWERGYRTVACNLALKTDFHGLDQKKDCVPSMKPHRPWADTCGSSGKDVNLRLHIPSLPNGTSLPCTLDHPVQEERVSKYENYLSASERLSLKRELSWYRGRRPRTAFTQNQIEVLENVFRVNCYPGIDIREDLAQKLNLEEDRIQIWFQNRRAKLKRSHRESQFLMAKKNFNTDLLE; from the exons ATGGTGCTGCCTCAGATGCCTGCGAGGTCAGAAGTTGTGTCGTTAACTGGCTTTCTGGTAAATTCGTGGACAGTCGACTCGAAAAGATTTTTCTGGGAACGTGGATATCG CACAGTGGCATGCAACCTGGCTCTAAAGACAGATTTTCATG GACTGGACCAGAAGAAAGACTGTGTTCCATCAATGAAGCCTCACAGGCCATGGGCAGACACCTGCGGCTCCTCAG ggaAAGATGTTAACCTACGTCTACATATCCCAAGTCTTCCTAATGGGACCTCGTTACCTTGTACTTTGGATCACCCAGTGCAAGAAGAAAGAGTTTCGAAATATGAAAATTACCTTTCAGCCTCAGAAAGACTTTCTTTGAAAAGAGAGTTGAGTTGGTATAGAGGCCGAAGACCAAGAACTGCTTTTACTCAAAACCAG ATTGAAGTGTTGGAAAATGTCTTTAGAGTAAACTGCTATCCTGGTATTGATATCAGAGAAGACTTAGCTCAAAAATTGAACCTAGAGGAAGACAGAATCCAG atATGGTTCCAAAATCGGCGTGCAAAGCTGAAAAGATCCCATAGAGAATCACAGTTTctcatggcaaaaaaaaatttcaacacgGATCTCCtggaataa
- the HESX1 gene encoding homeobox expressed in ES cells 1 isoform X5: MSILGLDQKKDCVPSMKPHRPWADTCGSSGKDVNLRLHIPSLPNGTSLPCTLDHPVQEERVSKYENYLSASERLSLKRELSWYRGRRPRTAFTQNQIEVLENVFRVNCYPGIDIREDLAQKLNLEEDRIQIWFQNRRAKLKRSHRESQFLMAKKNFNTDLLE, translated from the exons ATG AGCATTTTAGGACTGGACCAGAAGAAAGACTGTGTTCCATCAATGAAGCCTCACAGGCCATGGGCAGACACCTGCGGCTCCTCAG ggaAAGATGTTAACCTACGTCTACATATCCCAAGTCTTCCTAATGGGACCTCGTTACCTTGTACTTTGGATCACCCAGTGCAAGAAGAAAGAGTTTCGAAATATGAAAATTACCTTTCAGCCTCAGAAAGACTTTCTTTGAAAAGAGAGTTGAGTTGGTATAGAGGCCGAAGACCAAGAACTGCTTTTACTCAAAACCAG ATTGAAGTGTTGGAAAATGTCTTTAGAGTAAACTGCTATCCTGGTATTGATATCAGAGAAGACTTAGCTCAAAAATTGAACCTAGAGGAAGACAGAATCCAG atATGGTTCCAAAATCGGCGTGCAAAGCTGAAAAGATCCCATAGAGAATCACAGTTTctcatggcaaaaaaaaatttcaacacgGATCTCCtggaataa